The following coding sequences are from one Humulus lupulus chromosome X, drHumLupu1.1, whole genome shotgun sequence window:
- the LOC133806859 gene encoding uncharacterized protein LOC133806859, producing MSFFAEGNSITRPPLFNDTSYPYWKVKMRAFIKLQDEKAWRSILSGWTPPIEKDDEGFIKLISSCEFAKKAWKILQTQFEGTADVKRSRFTMLQTRFDELRMLETETLSEYYEKLSDIANEFFSSGEKLDESVLVRKFVRVLPDKFDMKLVVMEEAKDFGKMKVEELMGSLRTFELNKKIKKKGKPNPSIKKSKGIAFKVSEKDVSNDEKDDEMTLLTRNFQIFMKKVGLVRRGSSEEDNEKVALTSVLSSAFQERGKILCLNNTFTDVDNKEIDSDLDESKLNEESLAESYKGSVFTAERSVSTEIKQSGDKDFLVNIRPMQCGEVTFGNGLAGNVKGMGTFNFEGLPRLKNVMLVEGLRANLLSVSQICDQGIVRGLPKLGKEFVGKCEPCQLGKQLKISHKSIPDVNTSNVLELLHMDLMGPSQVESLNDCNIGKIVRIRSDHGKEFENIFYNEFCKSKGISHEFSTPKTPQQNGVVERKNRTLTEMARVMLKSKKLTKCLWAEAINTACYTINMVFL from the exons ATGTCATTCTTTGCAGAAGGAAACTCCATCACTCGGCCACCTCTATTCAATGATACTAGTTATCCATACTGGAAGGTCAAGATGAGGGCATTCATCAAGTTGCAAGATGAGAAGGCTTGGAGATCTATACTCTCGGGTTGGACTCCACCAATTGAAAAAGATGATGAAG gctTTATAAAATTGATATCATCTTGTGAATTTGCAAAGAAGGCGTggaaaattcttcaaactcaatttgaaggtaCCGCTGATGTGAAGAGATCACGTTTTACCATGTTACAAACTAGATTTGATGAATTAAGAATGTTGGAAACTGAAACTTTATCTGAGTATTATGAAAAGTTGTCTGATATTGCTAATGAGTTTTTTTCCTCGGGAGAAAAATTAGATGAATCTGTGTTGGTTCGAAAATTTGTTCGTGTGCTTCCAGACAAGTTTGACATGAAATTAGTAGTAATGGAGGAAGCTAAGGATTTTGGCAAAATGAAGGTTGAGGAGCTTATGGGTTCGTTAAGAACATTtgaactaaataaaaaaataaagaaaaagggtaAGCCGAATCCTTCAATTAAAAAAAGCAAAGGTATTGCATTTAAAGTTTCTGAAAAAGATGTTTCTAATGATGAGAAAGATGATGAAATGACCTTGTTAACAAGAAATTTTCAAATATTCATGAAAAAGGTTGGCCTTGTTAGAAGAG GAAGTAGTGAAGAGGATAATGAGAAAGTTGCTTTAACTAGTGTTTTGTCAAGTGCTTTCCAGGAAAGAGGAAAAATTTTGTGTTTAAACAATACCTTTACTGATGTCGATAACAAGGAAATTGACTCGGATTTAGATGAGTCAAAACTCAATGAGGAATCATTGGCTGAATCATACAAG GGTTCTGTTTTTACAGCTGAACGTTCTGTTTCTACAGAAATAAAGCAGTCAG GTGATAAAGACTTTCTTGTCAACATCAGACCAATGCAATGTGGAGAAGTTACTTTTGGTAATGGTCTGGCTGGAAATGTCAAAGGGATGGGAACTTTTAATTTTGAAGGTCTACCCAGACTTAAGAATGTAATGTTGGTTGAAGGACTAAGAGCTAATCTTCTTAGCgttagtcaaatttgtgatcagg GAATTGTTCGAGGATTACCCAAACTGGGTAAAGAATTTGTGGGAAAATGTGAACCatgtcaacttggtaagcaactGAAAATTTCTCACAAAAGTATTCCTGATGTGAATACTTCCAATGTTCTTGAACTTCTTCATATGGATCTAATGGGTCCAAGTCAGGTTGAAAGTTTGAATG ATTGTAATATTGGAAAGATTGTTCGGATTAGAAGTGATCATGGAAAagaatttgaaaatattttttataatgagTTTTGTAAATCTAAAGGTATTTCTCATGAATTTTCCACTCCtaaaactcctcaacaaaatggagttgttgaAAGAAAGAACCGAACTCTGACAGAGATGGCTAGGGTAATGTTAAAGAGCAAGAAACTTACCAAGTGTCTATGGGCTGaggcaattaacactgcttgctacacCATCAACATGGTGTTTTTATGA